In the genome of Pogona vitticeps strain Pit_001003342236 chromosome 13, PviZW2.1, whole genome shotgun sequence, one region contains:
- the LOC144584685 gene encoding uncharacterized protein LOC144584685 has product MCCILSSLTGAETMADLSLILGSLFLDKDPGQAPELQSRDLGDLFASLEEEQPWRDSDGDPNAQPVLEASPPWRFLNTFLPPASGASCLSRRLLLAADLPSGTAGPAIMSSSIMTLCSFSLFCSVHLSFWGVPDLRIRQDPGQLQGAAGEGPGRGVGASGRSETQPEGAPPPPGTEAELPGTSAFALLPEAPVAVAVSLHPDLDLELVGGSRRETQPEEAAAAGAKENTGSYTQPGGGNQGGL; this is encoded by the exons ATGTGTTGTATTCTGTCCTCTTTGACAGGTGCAGAGACCATGGCGGACCTGAGTCTGATCCTTGGTTCTCTGTTCCTGGATAAAGACCCTGGCCAGGCACCAGAACTCCAGAGCCGAGATCTGGGGGACCTCTTCGCCAGCCTGGAGGAGGAGCAACCCTGGCGGGACTCTGACGGGGATCCGAATGCCCAGCCAGTCCTGGAAGCCAGCCCGCCGTGGAGGTTCTTGAACACCTTCCTCCCACCGGCATCTGGAGCTTCCTGCCTGTCCCGCCGTCTCCTGCTCGCTGCTGATCTGCCCAGTGGAACTGCCGGCCCAGCCATCATGAGTAGCAGCATCATGACattgtgttctttctctctgttctgcAGCGTCCACCTCTCCTTCTGGGGAGTGCCTGATCTCCGGATTCGACAG GACCCAGGACAGCTGCAGGGAGCCGCCGGAGAGGGACCTGGACGTGGAGTTGGAGCCAGTGGCCGGAGCGAGACCCAGCCTGAgggagcaccaccaccaccagggacGGAAGCAGAACTGCCAGGAACCAGCGCCTTTGCTCTTCTCCCTGAGGCCCCCGTGGCCGTGGCCGTCTCCCTGCACCCGGACCTGGACCTGGAGCTGGTGGGCGGCAGCCGGAGAGAGACCCAGCccgaggaagcagcagcagcaggggcgAAGGAGAACACAGGCTCCTATACACAGCCGGGTGGAGGAAACCAGGGGGGACTCTGA